CCAACTTGTCATGCTTGCTTATCATTTCTATATATCATCTTGAAAACTTCCACCACCATACCATTCACATGCATGGAGAGATATAAAAGTATGAAGCTCTTCATGTTAAAATAGATACGTCAATTTATGACAATTGTACCTTCTAAATCTTCAAGTGCTTGAGCCGCTTGCTGCTGGTTAAGAGCATAAGCCCTAGCACGTGCAGGTTGTCTCTGATTTGGTCGTTCATTACCAATTGGTACTTGATTCTGCCTTTGAGGGACAAAGTTCTGAGGTTGTGAAATTCCCATATTTCCATTATTGTTTGGGCAGTCTCTGGCGAAATGCCCTGGTTGCTTGCACCTAAAGCAATCATTGGAGCCTATCTTGCATTCACCATAGTGATTTTTCTGACATGTTGGACATAAAGGCTTTCCTTCAGCCTGTCCTTGTTGTTGCTGAGTTCCTCTCCATGGTTGCTTCATTTTTCCTGGGTTTCCTTCATTTCCGCCTTCCCATTTACGTTTCATTTTTCCATAGTTTTGGGTCTGTGCTTGTGCTGACACATTCTCTTTTTCCTTTGGTAGTATTGCTTCGATGTTTAAGGCCCTGCTCAACGATTGAGCATACGTCAATGTTCCCTGACTTGCTAGTGGAACGGCTATCTCGAGCCGCAGACCTTGACGAAACTTTTCTGCACATTTCTCGTCTGTGTCAACTAGATGCGGAGCATATCGCGAAAGCTGGTTAAACATTCGGTCGTACTCAGTGACTGTCATATTTCCCTGTCTTAAATTCCAAAACTCATCctgtttcttcttcctatagcatCCAGGGATATACTTTTCATACAATCTTTCCTTAAAATCGTTCCACGTATACGCCTCCCATTGCTCAGGGGTCAAGGTTCGTCGCACCGATTCCCACCAGAATTCAGCCTCATCAACAAGTTGGAAAATTGCGCATGTTAGTTTCTCCCTATCCCCACAGCCAACATGGTTGAGTATCCTTTCAGTAGCTCTTACCCATCTCTCGGCATCCAGAGGATCACCGAGGCCATCAAAAGTTGGTGGATTATGCTTGCGAAACCTTTCTTCCACACTACGCTCTGGTATAATTCGTGGCACATGTTCTTCAGGGTTAGGCCCTCTTCCTCTTTCTCCAGCCATTCTGCATTCAATTAATAATGTTGGACTCCTTCTTCATTctttctaataaaaaaaaaactgtgaTACTGGTGACATAAGGATCCTTCTATTGTCTGAAACGATCGTTGGCTGTCTACAAGTCATCCTTTCATGTATCGTGCTTTGATATTCTAACTTTTGTATTCCGACTTTCTATGCCTTATTCTTCTATGTTCTACGCTTCTACCGTTCTATACTTTCTATGTTCTGTCATTCTATGTTCAGTGCTTTCATTGTATAGTCCTTTCTATTCTTAATCTGTTCATGTCTTCTAAAATCCGTTGGTCATAAAAATAGAAATCTAAAGACATCCTTCATCAGTTCACTAAGCGACTATAGTCTGTCATCATATCCTTTCTAGGTTCACATGTAATAACATGCAGTGGTTGAATCATCTCATGGTAATAAATTGCATATTAATCATTTATGCAACATTTCCTCATTTCAAAATAAGTCGGGCACATACTTTTGtatgataaaatatttcaatctCAAATTCATGATCATATATGCATGTCTAGTCTCAATAAATGTTAAGGTTCCATACATGTTGCGTTTCAGTGTACGGACGTCTCCATACATGATCCGCTTCAGTGTATGTTCAGTCACAATTCATATCAATGCATTCAATCACAAAACACATCCATTCTTATTGCATGTTCAGTCTCAATACGTATATTCTGTCTCAATGCATGTTCAGTCTCAGTGCGTTTATAGTTTCAATACATGCTGTGTTTCAATGCATGTTCAGTCTCAATACATGTTCCGTCTCAACGCATGTTTTGTCTCAGTGCATGTTCAGTCTCAATGCGTGTCCCGTCTCTATGCATGTTCAGTCTCAATACATGTTCCGTCTCAATGCATGTTCAATCATAATGCATGTTCTATCTCAGTGCATATTCAATCTTAACATGTTTTATAACATATTCATTTGGTGCATGCATTTCAGTAAACATTTTGAAAACATGATTAACATACCTTGGTTGAGGGCAGTGTGACGACGAGCTGAGGGTTGCTGTATAAACttttagaagtctagagatgcTATCCTAGACTCAACATCAATGAACTTGCGGTCTCAGAGCCAAGAActttcgctctgataccatctgTGACAGCCCTCGTTCCCGGGAGAATAGGAAACGTGCTACTTAATGGGATTTCTAGACTTTGCTCGGATAAAATAGGTGATATGTCCTTAGATTTGGGTGACACATTCATAATAAAGGAATTTCGTAATTGAAGGATAATAAATATGACAACTTAGATAGAAATTCTCCCAACCAGGATCAAAAGTTCGGAGGTCTGAGACAAAAAGATAACATTTAGTACTAAGCAAATAATATATGAGAGGAATAATCGCTAGGAAAGCGATAACATCAGGAgttcatatatataaaaaaaaattaatctcaaATAATATCCATCTTAGTGAATACTATGGCAGCGGAAATTATTCTTGACATTCATTTGGGAATACAGCAACACCCTCCCTCAGCTTCGCACGACACCATCTgccgctcaacctgcaaaaggttttgaaaacaattgcagggctgagtactagtatactcagtgggtttagccatttgaaaacatttgaaaaatccgtttaaaagaataatccatgctatgaacagtataacatataaatatttgaaagcaTTCTATgcatacataaaataaattgtggatccaTTTTCAGTCTTCTCTCTACTGGTGCTTCACCTATTATGTGAACTtgtgggagcagcccacagaGGTCCACTACCATGCATGTTTCAGAAATGGGAGCAGCCCAAGTCTGACAGTCTGAGGCaagtgggagcagcccacaatacccccttgtgtgtacacaatcctaacCAGGGCGATCTAATCGCTACGCCGGCTAGGACCCGATCGTTAGAGAACATAGGAGCACTTTAAACAATAGAGAGATAAAATCATTTTAACATGGACATTCATTTGCATTTGCATAAAAACAATTTAGAGCCCAATAACTCAAAACATACATTGGAAAATAAAAACCCACCTCGATAGAACAAGCCTGTAGATAAAAGATGTACAATTCTCTTCTTGTAAAAGCAAAGCTAATTCCTTCTCTCAAGTGGACCTACAAGACaatctaatcttaataggtctcaaaATATCGCATGAGCTAACGATTCTACAAAGCTGctaaatcttaatattctgcgcccggattttcaaaactcaattgaaaatctaaaaaaatcgaaattatcaaaatacttttattgcattaTTCACTATGCAAATTCATATCATATCTCAAGatcacataaagtaaataattatacacatAAGAATAATCAATCAAACTCAAATTATAGAGTCTAATTAATCAGACCATTAAatcattattaaaaattaatcaactGGTTGAGGACTCGACTAAATAATTTAAGCAAAGCCTGAGTTAAAGAATGTAAATCAGCCCAACATCTTAACAAACATACAGCCCAACTCTTTAAgaaaataaggcccaacttgAATTAAAAGTATAGGcccaaaaataataaacaaacaaGCCCAAAATTTCATAAGTCAACCCCTCCTTATCTCTCCTTCTCTACGcctcctctccctctccctctcaccACCAGAACACATCCCCTTCTCCTCCTCTCTCCGCCATCTCTATCTCACCAGTCGCCTCGCCACTTCTCCATCGCCGGCGACAACAGCGATGTCGCCGTCGCGCCTCACTCTCCCCCCTCTCCGTTCTCCCCATcttgcttctctctctctctctctcaaataggAAATCCCCAAAATCTGCAAATCTACCCTTCCCATCTCTCTTTTTCTCGGTTGGACGGTCAACGGCGAaggaccaccaccgccgccgccaacCTCCTCCTACTCACCCTCTCAGCCTCATCTCCCCCTTCCCTCCGATTCCACAGAACCCAAATGTAAGAAGCTCCCAAAATCCCTAACCCTTTCCTTCGATTTCAAGGGAGAGGCAGTCGGAGCATCGCCTTGCCGTCGCGGCACAGCAGCAGCGTCGCTCGGCCACCTTCTCTCCCGATCGACGAACGGACGGCGCCAATAGGCAACCGCCGCCGCGATTCATCACCACCATCTCCGATTCTCCCTAAATCGCCTCTTCCTCCCCTTTGAATTTCGGCCAGCAGCTCGAaataccgccgccgccgccgactcTATCCCGCGATGACAGCCACGCCGGCGACAACAGCAGTAACCGCGCCGCCGCGGTGACCACAGCAGCACCGCTGCCTTCGCTCCCCCCCTGCCCTGACTCGCCTCGACTCGACTCCCACATCAACAACACATAGCGAAAGATTAAAGAAAATACATGTAAGGCTCAATTAATCCATAGACATTCTGTAaacttgttttctttttcatgtGCAGTTTCTGTAACAACCATATGTACATCAAAAATACAAGATATGATCTTTCATGTATGCTATTCATCTTATATGTGTGGTATATGAACATGATTGTTTGTTGAGAAGAAGTGTACTGAGCAAACCTTAATGAGTTCTGGTATGAAGTAAATTTTGCAGGGCTGCGATTTTGAGCTGTTATTGATGGCAAAAGAGGATTTGTAGATGTAATTGAAATTGTGTTGAGGCTGTAAAGAATTTAGTGGAGGAAATCTGTAGTTTGGTGTCAAACTGAAACAAGTATGGAGAGGATTTTTATGGGAGAAGACTGGGGACGTGGAACTACCCCCTATCATGCATTAAAACTAATTGATAACAATGTAATGTGTCAATTCTACTGCCccaaaaattgattaaaaactCATGCAAAAACacacatatatctatatatatacatgttcgGTCCACTTAATGAGAAAGTGGGCTTCTTAAAATAAGAGACCCTTTGCAAATTGTTTACAAAGtccaaaatcaaaataatttaatgagATATAAAATATAAGCACATTGccttcaaataatttgataaaatcaattattaaaagGAATACTTTTTCGAAAAGAACTATAATAATTTATCCGGGCGAGAATCTACTTATTCTAAGTTCAAGTATTCTCGTGAAATCCTATTAAGAAGAAATCGGGGTATTACAGTTGGGAAGATGGGGGAGGATGTTTAGCAATGGCTACTGGGAAGATTGGGGGAGGATCTacggtgaagagagagagggggacgCCGGGAGGTTTGGGAAAGGGATGTCTGGTGGCGGTGAAAGGCATGGCTGGCGGTGGTGGGGGAAGCGGCAGCGGAGGTTGGGGAAGAACATGTCTGGGGACGGCGGCGGCGAAGGAGATGAGAAAGGAGCAGGCGGGGCGGCAGTGGTGGTGGGGAACCTGGAGGTGGGGGTGAAGGTGAAGGTGGCGGTGGAGGCGACGATGGAGGTAGAGGGGGGATTTGCaccgttaaaaataaaataaaaaattaaaaaactaacggtgttaagcaccgttaaaacgcgggggggggatttgcttaggtttagccacgttgaggtagtaaacagcgcttaccctgactatagggtcctatacgcgataggggccccaacgttgggggatatttggtacttaacccaataatgcattatattttttcttttatttcttatttatatacatatatatatatatagatatataaaatatacatctatattaaaaaaattgggaggggggcTTCAGCCTCCCCCCGAATCCGCCATATAACTATGTGATTAGACCTGAATTTGGAAAATTAGGGTATATATATAAGGATAAAATGTAGtatgagaaaaatgaaaactGTAAAGAAAGGAGTAGAGTAGAATTGGATGTTAGATGCGTCAGAGAGAGGTGGAGACAAGCATGAGGGAATATGTTTTTCTCGAGAGAGGTGAAAGCTGCTGAAAGGATAAAAATATGAGAagcaatttctttttttcttactttttttttttttttttttatcttttatccttTATTTGGGTGTTGTTGAAGAAACTCCACATGGTAGATAATGATTTATGGCAGAGAAAGCGTAGGAATTAGGGAACACTGTTGTTTATGGGGATCGACATTTGCAGGGATCAACAAACCAGATTGTTTTCTTTGGTATGAGCATCATGAGATGAACAACACAACACCATATGCATCATATTTTCCTACAattttttactgtttttctATTACGTTTGTTTTACTCGATTTgttgtttgttttaatttagaGATAATTACATATTAAATctcaattttataatattgttgtaaattcaatttaaattatTGCAATTAAGattcaattttataatttatatttatgtttgatATTGGTCTAGTTTTAGAATGTGTTTGGAATTGATATTTTAATACTAATATGGAGATAAAATTGATCGAGAGCTCTTGAAAGTTATTGCCTTAATTATTCTCTCGTATAGTTAATTTtgttctttaaattttttatttacttatgtaatttatatatgaaaaaaacgTCCGATGTTCTATCATAAAATTGGCAATCTAAGAAAACCAATAAGacaataaattcaaaaaaaactttaattaattttaaattgaaaattttaaattgaaatgtTGTATGGGTGTCAAATTTTCAAGAACAGTGGATTATTATCATTGTTATAATATCGTGTGGTGATGTGCTACAGTGGACAAATTAAATgataacaatattttattttagtaacTTGTGTAGTATACCATACGATAAGGTTTCTGcattttgttgttatattttaattggACAGTGATAGGTAATTGAGAGCTTGCATGTCTAATGTAAATCTCATTTATGGTTATGCACCCTAAAATAAAAGTTTTGGAATTCCATCATTAGAAATTTAGAATAAGGCATCTTCCCCCTCTGGCAAATATATTAGTAAGTTCGAAATTGAAATGATTATTTAACCAATTTCAATACGGGTATGGTGGCCGGTCCATTTTATTTCCCTTCAAACGTTGATATTATACTCAATATTCTTTTCTAccaattctttatttttattttttggactTATCTAAATGTTTACCAATTTTTTATTAACTTACGTTTCTTTtgtgtatattttttaaaatctatgaTCAATTTGACTATTCTTTTGTGtacattttctcatatttttttctttatttttaatatcttttcttttaatttttatttttgatttttataagtttaaaattttaaactttcttattcttttaattttgttacCTAATTTTTAactattgtaatatttttatttcttgtattttattttaattaatgtaatgttgaaatttaattttagtgaaatattgaatttaaaaattgaggaattaaaatggaataaaatgaaaatgaaaaaattagagCTCATTTTAGAGCCATTGGGCTGTGGAGTGGCACGTAATTAACCTGTATTATGAAAAGGGAACccgaataattaattaatgtttaacTTGCATTTAAATCCTGTAGTTTATGCATGAAAAAGAGGCTTGTGACTTTTTCCATCTCTTGGCCAGAACAATTTGACTCAAAATTCCCAATAAATAAACGCTACAATTTGGGCCTCCAATTTTCAGTCAAGCCCATCAACAGGCCCTAGCCCAATCAAAAAGGCCCAACCACTTAGATAATTCGCGAATGTAGCAGAAATATTGAgcaaaatcatgaatttatggAGAAATCTTGCATGAAAAATTCCGCAAGAACATTCAAGAAAACTGACGAAACACAACGATTTCGCAAGACGCATCCACACACTTCCGCTCTCGCTCTATATATACACTCCCATTCAAACCCACTTCAATCACACCGCATTCTTCCCTTCCATCATTCAAAACTTACTTTTCTTCTATAGTTTCTGTTTGCTTCACTCTTTAATGGCGACTGGAACTCTGAGTTTCTCTCCGCTTTCATCAAACAGCGTTGTTGCTACGACAAACAGAGCTGCCGTCGTTCCTTGCTCCGCATTCTTCCCTTCGGCATGTAAGCTAGCAAAAAGCAGGTCGTCGTCGTCTGTCAGAGCTCAGGCCACCGGAGATAACAAAGACTCCGCCGTCGACGTTCATGTTACCAGCGGACAGCGCGGCGGTGATGACCAGCGCACCGCCGTCGAACGCCGCCCGCGGCGCCTGGCTGCCGACGTATTATCTCCTTTTGGTGAGTTCATTTCTTTACCTGCGATCTAATCTCAATCGCTGCGGTATTCAATTCAACCGTGATTTGAATATGAAATTAGGGCAAAATTAACTCCATAACACCATTGATTATTCAATTACTCATCTTCTCATTCAACTTCGCGCAACTAATCAACAATGAGAAAAAATTGATAACAGGATTGCTGGACAGAGTGTCGCCGATGCGTTCGATGCGTCAAATGTTGGACACGATGGACAGACTGTTCGGCGACGTGATGACGTACCCCGGCACGGCGGCGGAAGCGCGATGGCCTTGGGACATGAGCGAGGAGGAGAATGAGGTGAGGATGAGATTCGACATGCCCGGATTGTCCAAGGAAGATGTGAGAGTGTGCGTGGAAGATGACGTGCTGGTGATCAAGGGAGACAGGAAAAGCGACGATGGGTGGTCGAGCTACAGCTCCTACGCCACAAGGCTGAGGCTGCCGGAAAACTGCGACAAGGAAAAAGTGAAGGCGGAGATGAAGAACGGAGTTCTCTGCATCTCTGTGCCTAAGACTAAAGTCGAGAGGAAAGTAGTCGATGTTGAGATTACTGGTTGATCATTTTTGTCTGTAAATTCATGGCGTGTAAATTAAAGATCTGTCAATAAAAAAGATTTACAAATTCTTGACTTCCTGAGAAATTATTCATGAGAGCAAGATTAGTACAACTGAACTAGAGTATATCTATTGCAAAGCTAGTTTAATTCTTTCTTACATTTTCATGGGGGAATTCAAAATACTAGATGTTGATGAATTCATTTTCTTCTGGAATGGGTAGGAGGCTGGGCTTCCATTCAGTTGATGATGAGTTCATATTCTTGGACAGCAGCTCCTCCAGTTGCTTCTTCGTTATCACGATCTTTATTCTCTTCACGGCCGCCGACGTGGCGGCGCCGTCCGCCGCCGAAGCTCGACATTTGAAGGGTGAAAGATAGTAGGTCTTTCCCAACTGCAGCTCATAGCTTGGAGGCAAAAACATGCCAGATTTTGTTGATGGTTGCACCCCAAAACCTTCAAAGTTTACGAGCAATTCCTTCACAGCAACTGCTGTTTTGAATTCTATGACTTTGCCATCTTTCACTACCTGCAAAACTTTTCTGCTTCTGCGAATTGGTAACTTGAGGCATGATCCCATGATTAACCCACAAAAATATGTCTAAAAAAAGCTAATAATTTTTAGGAATCTTTAAACGCAAGAGTGGTGCATTTGGTTTGGAGATTCTTATATGCAAGCTGACAACAACAATCCAATGcccataataaataaatagatagaaGATAAATTTTCTGCATAAGTTCCATGAGGAAGAGGGAAAGGGGAAAGTTGGTGAaagatttaatataaaaattgtcAACACGCATGCAAACAAGATGGGTTAGTGGATGATGGCGCAAGGGGGTGGCTCATCCTATTTGATTTCACTGTACAACCAGCTAAAGCACTGTGTACTAATGCTTCATGCACGCTAGGATGGTCCTGTTACTACAACTTGTTCATAAGTAATACAGTATTTGGGCATATAATAATTACTACTaaagttgaattttttttttcttttgaagtttagaattttttaatttccaaTACACACCAAGGAATTTGTTTGTTAGGGTTGCCCTCCTGCATTAATTACCTAAAGTTTTAATTTGCCAATTTAGTTGGTTATGGTGATTATATCTTAGTTATAAGTAacactgataaaattaaatattagatcaaaaaaatgaatataaagaagggttaattgcatcaaaatacctgataTTTTtccaaaatctgattttttgacaatctttttaattgtagtaaaaatttcaacgagctttcaatttattgcaatgtccgtccgagGAAAATTTTCGGCTAAATTAAATCTAAGTTGGCAGCCGAAATGccgtggcatcagaaatgccaaatcacaccccctCCCAcatcaccctctctctctctctctctctcttcccccatctCTCTCGGCGGCAGCAACCACCGCCACCATCTTCCTCCGCCTCATCTCTCTCCACATCTCACCATCTCATAGCACACACACACAGTAAGAACTCCTCGCCCAGACACAACCTCTCTCGCCGCTGCAATCTAAAATCCGGCGACTACAGTGGTCGGGTGAAGCCAACCTCAGTTGCTTATCTCTctcggcctctctctctctctctctaactcaaCGACAAACACCTAAAGCCACCGCAGACTTCATCCCCATTCCTCCTATGAAACCCTAGATCCCCTTTTCTAGGACCTCCGTCTGCTCGCTTCCCCTTCCCCCATCCCCCACTGCCGGCGAGTGAGGACCGACTTTTTCTGGGACCTCCACCGCGCGAGGTTTTCCTGCGGCGAAGTGTACGCAGTGAGGGCGGTggaggaagtgagagagaggggATCTCTTGGTTGAGGCGaactcgccgccgccgctcgatTCCTTTCTCTCGGTGGGAGATGGGGGAAGGAGAAGCGTCCAACGGAGGTGAGAGCCGATGGTGTGGCGGTTGTGGCAGATCTGGGCAGTTGTGGCAGATCTGGAGGAAGtaagagagagggtgagagccGACATGGAGAGGCGGAACTGGGAAGGGGGATGgggaatagagagagagagggcgccGTGGGAGGAGGAtggggtgtgatttggcatttctgatgccacgttggcattagAAATGCCAACTCATATTTAATTTGGTCGGAAATTTTTCctggacggacattgcaataaattgaaagctcgttgaaatttttgctacaattaaaaagattgtcaaaaaaccaaaactTGGAAAAaagtcaggtattttgatgcaattaaccctataaagAAACTGTTCAAGTTAAAATTTCATGGGAATTGACACATTGGTAAATCTAGCCTAAGtatataaattgatttttctatgtcAAAATGTGTCGGAAATAATTGCTTGCAGGCTTACAGCTAGGATTAGCCCATGAGAACTTCTATAATTGgggatttctattaaaaataatgaaaaatgaaagGGGCTGCCTAGCTGGCATCATATAATGTAATGAAATTAACATTAAACATGACAACaagaagaaaaatattaatttataaccATAAAACTATTTAATTTGCGTCTTCTGGTAACATTGTTTTATGTGGAGGTTTAGTTGAGAATGGTGTGGTTTTGGTAAAAGTGAAAATTAAAGGATCAGTTGATCCTCTGGATTCTTTTAGGTACCAAATCTTGTTTGCCCCAAAAAGAGAGAATGTTGAGTGGCCAAACACAATTTTCATTGTcagatataattattataataggTGTTTCTAGATGGTtattttatacccttatttgatttatttctaatttttattttatgtgtgggttctccactaaaataaaattgtCACCACAAGAGAAAGAATACAAGACATCAATTATGACTTGTGAAGAGACAAAGATTCGTCTTTCCACAAATTCTGCACTTTGTAATGATTTAATTAATGACTTTTGCAGGCTTCTCATGGGTAAGCTCCCAATtgcccgacccgacccgaccaCGAATCTACCGTAGATTTTCTTTTCCGACCCGGCTCGATTATGGGCCGAGGCCGATCATAAAATGCAGCATACCTATCAAACTACTAAACCAAGCCAATCATggaaaaaaatagtaattattTAAATGAGAAGCCCATAAATCAAGATCCTAGTTCATCTATAGTGTCATGTTAATTTTACCTGATGGTTATGAAAAAGTTTTTTTATTATATCTGCAAATGACTGGTTTTGAAAAAGTTTTTTATTATACATGCAAATGACTAAACTCAATAGTGCTGGCTATGTGCCAGTACTTCCCCGTCCTATTAGTAATATTCTAATTACTATATTAGGAGTACGTCCCACTCATAATatttcatattaaaaaaataactattttaaatagagtggattttgaaaatacccacttttctttaataaaattaaaaattagccactaaaataaaaactttaaaaaatacccacatttaccaatTTACCTttacatataaaaattttacaaatacccacgaatccacaaccaaaataaattttggttgtgaattcaaactttaaaacttgaattcacaaccaaaattaattttggttgtgaattcaagttttaaagtttgaattcacaactataaatagtgttagttgtgaattcgcgtgaattcacaaccaacactatttcaagttgtgaattcacaaccaataaaacttgaattcacgatcaacactgtttcaattgtgaattcataaccaacACCGgtaatttagttgtgaattcataaacttggttgtgatttcaagaacatttgtacaaaattgcgtgattttcatcaatttcttcaattttttttttattaaaatcaaattgaattcaaTTTTTCCTCAAATAATCTAAATAATCTCCTAGTTAACTCGAAGAAATTGTTGATCAAGTCAATCTGCAACAATTCGCTGATCCCCTAATTCACCAAAACTCCCCTCAAAttcaacaattttaaaataagtcaCATGAAAATTATACACATTCGCCTCATTCGTTAAGTAAACTGGAAATTGATGGCAGAGGGAGATCGACGGCAGCGCATGCGTTTCTCGCCGACCGTcgtaggagagagagagtggagagagagagaagagaaagagcGAGGCGGCGGTGGCCGCGAC
This is a stretch of genomic DNA from Salvia miltiorrhiza cultivar Shanhuang (shh) unplaced genomic scaffold, IMPLAD_Smil_shh original_scaffold_252, whole genome shotgun sequence. It encodes these proteins:
- the LOC131003659 gene encoding uncharacterized protein LOC131003659 → MAGERGRGPNPEEHVPRIIPERSVEERFRKHNPPTFDGLGDPLDAERWVRATERILNHVGCGDREKLTCAIFQLVDEAEFWWESVRRTLTPEQWEAYTWNDFKERLYEKYIPGCYRKKKQDEFWNLRQGNMTVTEYDRMFNQLSRYAPHLVDTDEKCAEKFRQGLRLEIAVPLASQGTLTYAQSLSRALNIEAILPKEKENVSAQAQTQNYGKMKRKWEGGNEGNPGKMKQPWRGTQQQQGQAEGKPLCPTCQKNHYGECKIGSNDCFRCKQPGHFARDCPNNNGNMGISQPQNFVPQRQNQVPIGNERPNQRQPARARAYALNQQQAAQALEDLEGTIVIN
- the LOC131003656 gene encoding small heat shock protein, chloroplastic-like; translation: MATGTLSFSPLSSNSVVATTNRAAVVPCSAFFPSACKLAKSRSSSSVRAQATGDNKDSAVDVHVTSGQRGGDDQRTAVERRPRRLAADVLSPFGLLDRVSPMRSMRQMLDTMDRLFGDVMTYPGTAAEARWPWDMSEEENEVRMRFDMPGLSKEDVRVCVEDDVLVIKGDRKSDDGWSSYSSYATRLRLPENCDKEKVKAEMKNGVLCISVPKTKVERKVVDVEITG